In the Budorcas taxicolor isolate Tak-1 chromosome 1, Takin1.1, whole genome shotgun sequence genome, ACAGAACTCCCTGGGACACAGGGTCAGAGCTGAGGTACAGGATCCCCCGGGGCACAGGGTCAGAGCAGAACCCACAGTGCACAGGGTCAGAGGTCAGAGTAGGACCCCCGGGCACAGGGTCAGATGCCAGAGAAGAACCCTCGGAGCACAGGGTCAGAGCTGAGGTACAGGATCCCCTGGGGCACAGGGTCAGTGCAGAACCCCTGGGGCACAGGGTCAGAGGTCAAAGCTGGGGTACAGGATCGCCCGGGGCACAGGGTCAGAGGTCAGAGCTGAGGTACAGGATCCCCTGGGGCACAGGGTTAGAGCAGAACCCCTGGAGCACAGGGTCAGAGGTCAGAATAGGACCCCTGGGCACAGGGTCAGAGAAGAATCCCCGGAGCACAGGGTCAGAGGTCATAGCTGAGGTACAGGATCCCTTGGGGGCACAGGGTCAGAGCAGAACCCCTGGGGCACAGGGTCAGAAGTCAGAGGAGAACCCCTGGGCACAGGGTCAGAGGTCAGAGAAGAACCCTCGGAGCACAGGGTCAGAGGTCAGAGCTGGGATACAGGACACCCTGGGGCACAGGGTCAGAACAGCCCCTGGGGGACAGGGTCAGAGGTCAGAGCTGGGGTACCAGGACTCCCTCAGGGTCACATGGTCAGAGAGTGGGCTGGGCTGAGCGTGGTGCAGCCAGCGAGCTCGGTAGCCAACCTGCGGCCTGCCTGCAGCCAGTACCCAGGACTCGGGGGTGTACCTGGTGCGGCCGGCACGTGACGTGGCACCGGGTATCTGGAGGCGGCTCACACTCAACCCGGGCCTCAACCACCACCTCCCGGCCCTCCAGCTCCATCACACATTCGTGGTCTCCTGGGCTGTCCTGGGGGCAGAGGACACGGCGGtgggggcagcctcaggagccGGGCCTGGTGAGCCCCACGGGGCCCCAGCACGGTCCCTGGGCTGGGATCGAGACCTGAGGTCACGCTTTCCCTTCCTCCCCGGGACTTGTGTCAGGTTCACGGACAGCCAAGGAGGCCACTGCTTCCTcctctgctggctcagacagtaaagaatctgcctgcactccCGCCACGACAGCCACTGAAGAACAACAGCCGAGGCTCTGTGCTCCCCAGGGCCGTGGGCCTCAACAAGGGCTGCAATGCGGCCACGGATGCGAGCAAGCCAAGGCTCTGCACTCCCCGGGGCCGTGAGCCTCAACAAGGGCCACAAGGGCCACAAGGGCCACGGACGTGAGCAAGCCGAGGCTCTGTACTCCCCGGAGCCGTGGGCCTCAACAAGGGCCACAAGGTGGCCAAGGACACGAGCAAGCCGAGGCATGTTGCCGCCACCGCAGGCACCTCACCAAACACACCAAGTTCGTGCGGAACACAACCTGCGAGGCGTGCGGTTTCGCCCCTTATGAATGGTGGGCCAGAGAGCTGCTCACGGTCTCCAAGGACAAGGGGGCCCTTAAGTTGATCAAGAAAAGGGTGGGGACTCGCATCCATGCTAAGATGAAGAGAGGAGCTGAGCAACGTCCCAGCCACCATGAGGAAAGCGGCAGCCAAGAAGGACTGAAACTTTCCCCTCCGTGCACAGTAAAcctttccagaaaaaaagaaaaggatctgACTGCAATGCCatagacctaggttcaatccctgggtgggaagatcccctggagaaggaaatggcaacccactccagtattctcgcctgggaaattccatggacaaaggagggtGGAGGGTTGAAGTCCagggcgttgcaaagagtcggccacgactgagtaactcacacacagacacacacacacacacacaggaggccACGGTGACACCCCCACACGGGCCACACGCACCTGGAAGAGGCGCAGGTTCCGGCCCAGCAGTCGCACTTCTCGCCGCACGTGGACGGGCATCAGGCTGGAGCCCTGCACGCTCTCCACACAAGGGCAGGAGGCTGCCCCCCAGGTCACTTCCTCCTGCGGCCCCAAGCACACGGCAGTCTATGGCACCCACCCACCATCacagcaccccctccccaggcaGAACCCCAGGGGGCCTGGGTCAGTGCTGGGCGGCGCACCCCACCCTCCGCCCCATCCCTCGCCGGCAGAATCATGAGGTGGGCCCCCATCCCCTCCCTTGAGGCCCCCTTCCTGGGCCGGGTCTCACCAGCTCCCCGAGCCCAGGGGTGTCGTACTGGTAGTCCAAGCTGGACAGGAGGATGAGCGGGGCGGGAGGGCCCTCGTGCTCAGCGGAGTCTCCATCACCTGAGAGGAGGCTGGAAGTGGACAAGGCGGGCGTATCACCCCCCGTCCACTCGTCCGCCTCGGGCAGCTCGCCGCCTTCTCTCATGAGCCAGTCCAGAGCGGGCTTCGTGGAGCCAGCGGCCCCTGGGAAAGTGGTGGCAGGGGCAGAGCCGGGGGGGTGGTCCCGGGGACCCGCCGAGGGGGGCACCTCGGGGCCAGGCTCCACGGGGGCGGGGGCCAGGGCTGCTGCCTCGGAGGGTAGTGGGTGCGAGGCTGGCTGGTCCTCGGGGATGGCCACGGGTCCTAAGGCCGTGGGAGTGAGCACGGCGGGTCCAAGCGTGCTCTGGGGGCTGgacgggggaggaggagggtccCCAGGGAGAGGAAACTCTGTTGGAGCCgaggcaggggtggggccagTTCTTGCCCATGGGCCCCAGGGGCTGAACGGGGAAGGCCTGGCCCCAGGGGGGACATTGGAGGCTACGGAAGGAGTGTCCACAGGCAGGGTGTCAGGGGTGGGAGTGACCATGGCCtggggggctgtgggtgggaaggATGTGGGTGCATCTCGGGCAGGAGGGGCCGGGGAGAGAAGCGGGCTCTggagggggaggcagagagggacaGGAAGGGACAGGAAGGGCCACTCAGCAGGCAGGCGCGGGAGCAGGCGGCAGGCAGGCAAAGGGTACGTTAAAAGGAAAGGAGACCAAGgagaagagagacaaaaacaGCCCATTAATTCTCCAGAGGGgatgggagggggcgggggcaggctCTGGGGGCGTGTGCCGAGGCGGGCCGCAAGGCCCAGACCTCTCCTGCCTCTCAGCCGCTAACGGCCTCTCCCGAAACAGGTGGGATGCTGACAGCCATTCTCCGGGGAGCGGGTCCCACATGGCAGTTCAGGGGCTCGTAACGGAGCACGGAGGCAGGCAGACACACAGGCccaggccaccagagaagccctcacgAGGGGCACCCCCGTGCCCCGCCCTGCCCTCCCCCCTGGACCCAGCAAGGTGACGGGCTCACCTGTCGGCCGACCACCATGGGCCCGGCATCACACGAGGCCTTGTGAGTGCAGAGGTGCTGCCAGACACACCAGTTACACCCCCAGTGGCTGCTCACGCAGGCCTGGCACCTGCACAAAGCACACTCATGGGGGCGTGGGGGCACCACAGGGCAGCCCGGGGTCGGGGGAGCACCGGGGGTCGGGGGGAGGAACTCACGGCGCCGACGGGCGGAGCAAGGTGACGGCCACGCAGTCGTAGAAGGAGAGGGCAGCCTTGGCAATCATGACGGCACCAAACCTGAGCTCCATGCTCACGGACACATGGTctgcagagaggggaggggctgggctgaGAACAGGGGAGGGGCACACGGATCCCAAGACCACACCGGGTTTGGGATCAGCACTCCAAAGGTCAGgaacacagtccacagggtaggaAAGAGGGACTTGAGGGGACCCGGGAGCAGATGGAGAATGCAGAGAAAGGTACCGCTTTGGTGTCCTTTGCCTGCATTCACACCTCATCTCCCCATCACACCCCTTGGAGCAAAATGGGAAGATGGCGGGGCTCCTTCTCTCACCCACCGGCTCCTCTTGGCAGCTCTGGGGCCTCGCTAGGGTCCGGGGAGGGGCACATCACCCCAGAATTGGTCAGCAGGGCGGGACTCTGGGATTCCCCAAAGTGGCAGGAGTAAGACTCCCCTGGCCACAGTCGGGGCAGGTCAGGTACCGACAAGAAAACCTGCCAAGAAAGGCCGGAACACCATTGGAGCCCCCGGGCAGCAGATCAGGCTCCGCGTACAGGCGCCTGCTGTGGGCAGGCACCTGCGGCCACCAGCCCCCAGGAGTCACAGGCACCCTTCCCAGCCTGGGTTAGTAACAGGGCCCCGCCTGCTCTGGTCTtcacctccctcctctcctcacgGCTGATGTTGGCAGGACTCAGTGCTGCCACGCGCAGACATCCCAGCTCAGGATGGAAGCTCCACAGCCACCGCTCTGAGCCTCGGCCCCGAGAGCACTCGGAATGGCGACTGCACCTGGACGAGAAGGACCAGTGTCCACCTGTGACCCTCGGGGGGCCACTGGCAGTTCACGGGGCAGGGATACATGCAATCCTAGGGACCTGGGCAAGATCCTCAAAGGGGCCATGACATGCCTGGCAAGTCAGGGTGGAGGATGAGACTGGCACATCCAGGGGTCAAAGGTGGAGAGTCAAGGGCCAAGGACTGGGAACCCCAGAGACAGGGCAAGTGGGTAGGAGCATTGCAagcaggaggctgggggtggggtggggatgatgGGGAGGGGCACTGACCTGCCAAGGAGCACACACCATCCACAGTATGGGTCCCTGTGAGCCAGGCAGGACACACAGTCCAGGTGCTGAGCACAGGAGGCCACGGGAACCTTGAGAAGCTACAGCAGCAAAGAAGACTTGAGGCCAGCGACCCAAGTGCCAGCAGCTCACCCACGTACGGGGCCCCGGTTCCCTCAAGGGCCCTCCCAGCAGCCACGCCCTCCCTGGCTGATGCCTGGCACTCACCGTGCTCTGGGTCATGACATACAGGTGCTTGAAGGCCCCATCAAAGATGAGGTCTCTGCTCACTGCAGACCCCTGCTGGACGATCTGGGTGGAGTACGGATGGCCATCGCTCCCTGGGCCCAAGTAGGCCTGAGATCAGAGACCACAGGGCCTGAGGCCCAAGGCCCACCCTGCTTGCCCCAGTAAAGCAATTTACAGGTAGAATCTCCTCCTAGGCAGTACAGGTCATTACCACCCAGCCCCAGGGTGGGAGTAGGGGTATCACGGGTAAACGCCATTCGGCCCCAGAAAGAGGAACACAGGTCATCTCCCCCAGCCTGGGGCCAGAGATACATAGTAGATCTCACATCGCAGCCCCAGGGGGTCCCAGGCATAGCTCTGCCCAGGCTGGGTCCCCAGCAGCCCATCCCTTCCAGATCTGAGGCAGGGCCCAGTACCTCCTGTGGACTCACCCTATGCAGCTGCCCTTGACTGTCGCCCAGGAAGGCAATGGTGTGTCCATCTTCCACGGTGATCGCCACGGCTGTTAGCTGGACCCCCGGCCACTCCAGAACCGGCGTGGCTTCCAGGGGGACACGGCTGGCCATGGGGCTGGGTGTgtggtctgagccacagggataCGCATCCAGAGTGTCCTGCAGACAGCCAGAAGCCCAAGTTAAGCCCTCCCCAGATCCCCTCCATCCTCCCTAAACAACCCCATCCCCTCTCCCAGCATCTCTGCCAGTCCTTGGCTCTCCCGTAGCCACATCCCTGGTCCTGCCTCAGTGGCTTCCTTCCACAGTCTATAGCAGCTCCATCACCTCCTGTGATCCCCACATGTCTGGGGGCCCCCCTTTCtcccatccctggcctgggagccGCTTCCTCCAGTTCATGCACAAGCCTTCCCCTGGACCATTCTTCCAAAACTTCTTCCAGCCTGAATCCTTCTCTCCATGTCCACTAACCTGggtcccctcccacctctcactgaGTCAGTCTCCCTATATGCAGCTTCTACCCTTTTCATCCaacctgcatgcatgctaagtcgcttcggtcaggtccatctctttgctaccccatggactgtagtccaccaggctcctctgtccatgggacttcccaggcaagaatactggagtgggttgccatacctcctccaggacatcttccccacccaaggattgaccctgcatctcttatgtctcctgcattggcaggcggattctttaccactaatgccatctGGGAAGTGTTCGCCCATCCTGAGACGAGAGCCAAACAAGTCTCAACAAGCCTGAACCTCACTGGCCTCTCAAGAAACTTTAAACAATAGAGTCCAACCTCGCCACATTCTGGGTCCGTGCCCTGCACCCTAGACCCTCAAACACCCTCTCAGTCCACTTACACAAATGCCATCCCTTCGGTGCCAGATCCAAGCACAGCCCTGCACAGTCGGCTCTCTGTTCCCCCTGTATGCCACTCTTACTATAAGATATCCCTCCATCACCCAGACACAAAGGAATCACTTAACATCCGCTGACCTGACCAGTAAATGCCTCCCCAGTGGCCTCAGAGACAGGGAAGGGCTGGCCAGCGCCAGGACTTACCACAGGCAGCTGAGCACAGTCAGAGTTGACATCGTACTCGATGTAGGCCACCTCCGCCCCGTCCTCCGCGCGGCCCTCCCGGGTGTAGCAGGCATCGCGGGTGCGATTAGCAAGGCGATCCACCTCATCCAGGGGGAAGGCACAGAGTGCTGATGCTCCAGTCATCCCGGCAGCTGCCGATGGGGGCCGGCCCACGGTCGGGGGAGCCGCAGAGGAAAAGGCCACGAAGAGCACCTCGCCCTGGGCCACCTCTGCAGACGCGGCCACGGCCGCAGCCTGGATGAGCCCGTAGCGGCCCCCCTGACAGGCCAGGGGCAGCTCCACGTAGGAGTAGTAGTGCTGATCCCGGAGGCACACGCGAGACACGTAGGCGCGGAAGGCTCGCGACTGAGCCTGCAGGTCCCGCCGAAGGAACAGGAAGTAGGCACTGGCCCCACGCGCGAAGGCGCTCACAAAGTGATGGCTGTACTCCGAGAGGCGGCCCACAGCGAGCTTGGCCGTCTCCTCGTAAGAGAAGGCGGCCTGGGGGTCCGGGGGCTGTAAGGCCCGGGTGGTGATGGGCGGGATGCCGCCCCCTACACCTCGGCTGGTGTAGCCTCGCCCCACAAACAGGAGGGGCTCCCCAGACGGGCCCTGAGCCACCAGTCCCACCGTGCTGACGGTGGGGTCATTGGCAGCCACATACTGGGTGTCCCCGGGCCGTTCCGGCCGCAGCAGCAGCTGCCCGAGCTGCCCCAGGCGCCTCTGCTCACAGACCCCCTGGTGCACGCTGCCGCACACCACCAGGGCCCCCGGGCTCACCAGGAGCAGCTGGTTCAGGTTGCTGGTGGGCTGCGCCTGGGGACACTCATCCGGCATCACGGGAGGCAGACAGtccctgctgtccagcacagggccAGTGGACACGGTGGCCTCCAGCTGCAGTTCGGGGCTCAGCTGGAACAAGAAGTTGGTGGCTCCGAGGTAGAGGGTGCCTGAGGTGGGGTCTCGAGCCAGGTGCTGCAAACGCGTACCGTTGGGGGTGAAAGCCGTCGGTGGCGGGGGCTGGAGGGCGAGGACCCACCCGGCCCAGAGCGCCTGGAGGAGGGCTAGGCCGAGGGCAGGCATGGTCACCTGGCAGGGAGACAGAGAGCGTGAGCAGGGCTCGGGCGGCCCCCTGAGCCCCGTGGGCCCACTGGTGGGAAACAGGGCTGTGACACTGGCAAGATGCCCCTCCCAACCCAGCGAGGGCCAGGCTGAGATGGCACCGCGCTTACGAGGACCACAGGACCGCACACTCACAAGGGCTCAGCAGACGCTGTCCTGGAAACGTCAACACTGCCTGTTTTCTGTAAGTATCACTCTCTTAGGAGACCGGCAACCCCCACCCCTGACCTAGACTGCCTATTGTCAACACAGGGTCCAAGGGTGAGGAGCTAGAGAGGCAGAGATGCAGGAAACATCCTGCTCCTTGGGACCAGGGCCTGGAAGGGGCAGGAGAGCCAGGGGATGGGAAGGGACCCAGAACGCCCCTCTGCATGGCAGGAAACGAGAGGGCGAGATCCCATGGGCCACCTGCATGTTAGGGCAGGGCAAGAAGTGGGTGAAGGGCCTTTCAGGCTAGGAATCCAGAAGGGTGATAAGCAGAGAACCAACAGACCAGAGAGATGAGGGGTCAAGGCTGCCATGGACAGGGCCTAAACGGCTGGACCCCAGCTTGGAGAGTCCCGAGTAGAGGTGGGAGTCCCACACTCGGGTGTGAGGCCAGGCTCACCTGGCAGGGCCGGTTGGATCAGGAGACAACGGCATGCCCCGAGCGGGAGCCACCTAGCCGGGGAGAGAGCAGAGCAtggagctgggggctgggcagTAGGCACGTGGGCCCCCCACCATGGAGGCAGCAGAAAGGtacccctccccactgcccagtcTGCTAGTGGAGCTGGGCCCAGCCTGGCCCTCGGCCACCAAACACATTCCACAGGGGACGCCTCCTCGGAGCCCATGGAGGGGGAGGGCAGCGGAACCAGGCATCCTCGGAGCCTGGGAAAGGGCAGCTATGGAGGAGCTGCGTGGCTGGTGGGCCCAGTCTGGCCCCCACTGTGGTCCTATTCTCCCCTACAGCCCGCCCTCAGCATCTCCCATCCTTGCCCTCTGCCCAAACTCTGCCCTCTCAGGGTGCCCAGGTACATGCCCTGCTCACAGGCCCAGGCCAAGCCTTGCCCCAGGTTGCCACCAACACATGAGCACACTCATGTTCGGACACACCAAGAAGTATACACACCACCCACCCTGCATGCACACACCAACACCCAAACACATGGGTGTGAGCACACACCGGGATGCATGCACCCACCGCCTGTACATACAAGCCAGAGACACATACCCAGAAGCACACCCCACACAGGCACACTCACCCGCCCACCCACCCAAGACACACACACCAGCAGCCACATCCAGACCCCACACAGACAGATCACACACACTTCCCTGGTTCGAGCCCTAAGTCCTCGAGGGCTCTGGAAGCCAGGCCATCATCTCTTGCTACTTCCTCTCCTGCAGGTCAGAGCAgagtgggaggtggagggggtgggggtgggggtggggcgtcCTAGAGGAAGTCACTGATGAGTACCCCACATCCCCTGAAACTTCCCATACCTTGAGGGCCTGCTCTCCTCACAGACCCTCTCCCTGCAGACTCCACCTGAAGCCTGGGGAGACCAGGAAACCATGCCACCACCTTGCTAAAACCTGGCTGGTCTCCAGCCTGGAGCACCAGGGTAGGTAAAGCGCTGGGGACCGGCAGCGCATCCCAAGCTGTGAGATGTTCTCCCTGCTTGTTTGTGTCCAGGCCACATGGCCCGGCCCCTCCTGCCACCCGGCTGCCAGTCTGCCGGTGCACAGTGCTCCTCCGACAGCTTCCCAGGGTCCAGGTTGGCTCCTCCCAGCCGAGGCCCCCCCAGCTGGGTTCTCCTGAGGCTGGCCCAGAGGGAGCAGGGCTGGGCGTAAGGCTTGGAGGAAGGTCCAGCGAGGAGCTGTGGCCACAGCCTGGCTGGGCACTGCTCCCAAAATAGCTTGGGGGTTTCCATTTTTAGTGTGCAGAGAACAGGACAGCTCTATGGGAGCGGGAACAAGGCAGCCACTGTTTGCCACcgagggggcagggggaggggggcggcagGGAGAGCTGTGAACCCGGCGAGAAGCCCAGGACTATGGCAaggccaggcttcccaggagcCCCCCACCTTGTATCCAAGGCACAGTGGGGAAAGTTTCTTCCCCCGGGAAGATGGGGTCTGCCTGAGGATGGGCAAAGGCCGGCTGCTACACTCAGCTACTGCTCAGCCCCTCCCACCGCCTCCCTCCCAGGGACGCGCCTTGGGCAGAGGGTCTGCCCCACCATTCGCTTACAAACATTTGCTCAGCGCGGACTTCATGCCAGAGTTCTCCAACCCTCAAGGGGCAGCCACCAAGGCACTCCCTACATGTAAAATCACAACTGGGTCGAGTGGCCCACAGGAAGCCAATGGGCAGGACCCAAACAGCTTCTGGCAAAGTCACATCGAAGGCTGGAGGCTGACCCCCACTGGGGAAAGTGTCAGCCTTCTTCAATCACTGCCACGGGGCCGAGCCACCCTCGCCCTTCCCCACATACCACGggtgggaaggaaagaagggtggTGACATTTTTCTCCTTATCGGTCACATATTTCACTTCACCTTGGCCACAGACAGCCTCTGGCCCCTCCAGTGCACCTCCTCCCACCTCAGAGGATGTCCCTCTCTCCAGCATCTTTGGAGGCACCCCCCGGGGCCCGGAGGATAAAGGTCAAGCCCTCCCGTCCACACGCTCTCCTGTGGGATCCTTGCCAGGGCTCCCCCACACATGCTCTTCGTTCCTGCCAGGCCGAACTGCAGACTGCTCATCACACTCCTCCACGCTCACTCCCTATTACATGAGGTACCCAACCATCACCTCCCAGAGAAGCCCTCACTGTCCCCCAGGCTCCTGAGAAGCCCACCGCGTGTGACTGGTGGGCATCCCCAGCCACCACCCTGGTGTACATTGCAGCTCTGCCTTggggtctctgagcctcagatttccCATCTGGAGAATGGGAGGCAGGATTGCTCTGATCGTTCAATGTGACGCGGTGTGTGCCTGGCACGCGAGGCACCAACCAAGGCCACTTTTCTCCCTGTTCCACGCTCCTATCCTGAAATTCCTTAAAGGCAGAGAATGTGACTTCTAATTCAGAGGCCCCAGTAAGCAGGACAGACGTTAGCACTGAGCAGGTGCTCCTCAAATGTTGAAAAGAACCCTCATTTCACAGCCAATAAAACTCAGCCAGCAGGGGAGATGCGGAACCCACAACCCACTCCAAGCCACTCAGCTTCTCGAAGGACACAGTTGTCAGCCCCACTTTTATTAATGACTAGGCCAGAGCAGACTGAAAAGGGTGCTTTGGAGCTGGGCCTCCAGTCCCCAACTTATACAAATAAGAtctctcctccaccctccacATCTCAAGCCCCAACTACAGTCAAAGCCTAGCTCTTCTGGGCTCCCCAACTCTGGACCGATTCAGCAGGACCCGAGGCTGCCTAACTTCTGCCTGCAAAGAACAACCAGTCTCCTGGACCTGGGGCTGTCCTGGCCAAACAAAAGGGCATATGAACTCTGCCCTTGAAACTGGGAGAGTGTTCCTATCCCAGCCCTCTTCACCGGAGTCGCCGGGAT is a window encoding:
- the PLXNB1 gene encoding plexin-B1 isoform X4, whose product is MPALGLALLQALWAGWVLALQPPPPTAFTPNGTRLQHLARDPTSGTLYLGATNFLFQLSPELQLEATVSTGPVLDSRDCLPPVMPDECPQAQPTSNLNQLLLVSPGALVVCGSVHQGVCEQRRLGQLGQLLLRPERPGDTQYVAANDPTVSTVGLVAQGPSGEPLLFVGRGYTSRGVGGGIPPITTRALQPPDPQAAFSYEETAKLAVGRLSEYSHHFVSAFARGASAYFLFLRRDLQAQSRAFRAYVSRVCLRDQHYYSYVELPLACQGGRYGLIQAAAVAASAEVAQGEVLFVAFSSAAPPTVGRPPSAAAGMTGASALCAFPLDEVDRLANRTRDACYTREGRAEDGAEVAYIEYDVNSDCAQLPVDTLDAYPCGSDHTPSPMASRVPLEATPVLEWPGVQLTAVAITVEDGHTIAFLGDSQGQLHRAYLGPGSDGHPYSTQIVQQGSAVSRDLIFDGAFKHLYVMTQSTLLKVPVASCAQHLDCVSCLAHRDPYCGWCVLLGRCSRHSECSRGRGSERWLWSFHPELGCLRVAALSPANISREERREVFLSVPDLPRLWPGESYSCHFGESQSPALLTNSGVMCPSPDPSEAPELPRGADHVSVSMELRFGAVMIAKAALSFYDCVAVTLLRPSAPCQACVSSHWGCNWCVWQHLCTHKASCDAGPMVVGRQSPLLSPAPPARDAPTSFPPTAPQAMVTPTPDTLPVDTPSVASNVPPGARPSPFSPWGPWARTGPTPASAPTEFPLPGDPPPPPSSPQSTLGPAVLTPTALGPVAIPEDQPASHPLPSEAAALAPAPVEPGPEVPPSAGPRDHPPGSAPATTFPGAAGSTKPALDWLMREGGELPEADEWTGGDTPALSTSSLLSGDGDSAEHEGPPAPLILLSSLDYQYDTPGLGELEEVTWGAASCPCVESVQGSSLMPVHVRREVRLLGRNLRLFQDSPGDHECVMELEGREVVVEARVECEPPPDTRCHVTCRPHQLSYEALQPELRVGLFLRRAGRLRVDSVDGLHVVLYDCSVGHEDCSRCQTALPQYSCVWCKGERPQCMALEACGEAEAVVTQCPAPVIHSVEPLTGPVDGGTRVTIRGSNLGQHVQDVQDTVRVAGVPCAVDAQEYEVSSSLVCITGASREEVAGAVTVEVPGRGRGVSEHDFAYQDPKVQSVFPARGPRAGGTSLTLHGSKLLTGRLEDIRVVVGDQPCHLLLGQQAEQLQCETSPHPTPATLPVAVWFGAAERRLQHSQFEYTSDPNVTSASPTKSFLSGGREIRVCGQNLDVVQTPRIRVTVATSASRPGQGLERRRRVVPETACSPGVSCGGLHFEEPCHVNSSQLITCRTPALPGLPEDPWVRVEFILDNLVFDFATLNPTPFSYEPDPTLQPLNPEDPSVPFRHKPGSVLSVEGENLDLAISKEEVVALIGDGPCVVKTLTRHHLYCEPPMEQPLPRHHALREVPDALPEFTVQMGNLRFSLGHVQYDGESPVAFPLAAQVGLGVGTSLLALGVIIIVLMYRRKSKQALRDYKKVQIQLENLESSVRDRCKKEFTDLMTEMTDLTSDLLGSGIPFLDYKVYAERVFFPGHQESPLHRDLGVPESRRPTVEQGLGQLSNLLNSKLFLTKFIHTLESQRTFSARDRAYVASLLTVALHGKLEYFTDILRTLLSDLVAQYVAKNPKLMLRRTETVVEKLLTNWMSICLYTFVRDAVGEPLYMLFRGIKHQVDKGPVDSVTGKAKYTLNDNRLLREDVEYRPLTLNALLAVGHGAGEAQGVPVKVLDCDTISQAKEKMLDQLYKGVPLAQRPDPRTLDVEWRSGVAGHLILSDEDVTSEIQGLWRRLNTLQHYKVPDGATVALVPCLTKHVLRESQDYVPGERDPAEVRG